The window ATTTTGGTATGGAAAATTATGGAAAAATTGATGCCAAAACAGGGATACATACACGCCTTCTTGATTTTGAAAAAGCGCTCAATTATTGCATTGATGTTGCAATAAAAGAATCTGTCGATTTCTTTTTATTTGCAGGCGATGCATATAAAACACACAACCCAAGTCAAACACAACAAAAATTGCTATTCAAATGTTTTTTACGTCTTTATAAAGCAAGCATTCCTATTGTGATTGTCATCGGAAACCATGATCATCCCCTCAGTTTTGGTAAAGCACATGCACTTGATATGCTTGGCGAAATACCGCTTGAAGGTTTTCATGTTTTTTCAAAACCTGGCACAATCACGTTACACACAAAAAATGGTCCGATCACCATTGTTGGTGTTCCTTGGCCCACTCGCAACACCATCGCAATTGCTGATAAACATTTGGATAAATCGAATTCACAATTAACAGAATATATTTCAAAAGCAGTTGCTCATATTATCAGCGATCATGCACAAAAAATTGATCAGACTATTCCTGCAGTACTTGCAAGCCACATTACGGTAAGCACGGGAATATTTTCTGGATCAGAAAAACGAGCAATCTATGGAAATGATCCCATGCTTATGCCTTCACAATTGGCACTGGCACCATTTGATTATGTTGCACTGGGACATTTACACCGACATCAAAACCTTAACCCTTCTGGATATCCTGCGGTTGTTTACTCCGGATCAATTGAGCGAATTGATTTTGGTGAACGTAAAGAAGAAAAAGGCTTTTGTTTAGTAAGTATCCCTGAAAAGGGAAAAGCAACGTATGAATTTATTCCTGGACCTAGTCGACCATTCGTCCAAATTGAGGTGAATCTTATTCCAGGAACTCCACAAACTGATCAAATTATTGATGCAATTAAAAAACATGATCTACGCGATGCAATTGTTAAAATTATTTATCATGTACCTGCAGGGAAAAAAGATTTAGTTGATTTGAGAATTGTTGAATATGCCTGCCAAGAAGCGCTTGATTTAATTGGTGTTATTCCTGTGCATAGTTTTGAAGCCCGAGAAAAACGCAGTTGTGCATTGAAGGTGAATATGGATCTTCCGGAATTACTTGGCAGTTATTTTGCAACAAAACCTGAATTGAACAATAAGCGAGATGATTTGATTAAAAAAGCTCTTATCCTTTGGCAAGATCACCTTGATCAACAGGAAGAACACAATTAAAAAATAAAAACAACGAGAATATGTATGAAAGAAGTAAAAAAAATCGCAGCTCTGTTGTGCATACTTATGAGCGCGATCGTGTTACCAAATCATACAATGTGGAAAAAAGGAATAGTCC of the Candidatus Babeliales bacterium genome contains:
- the sbcD gene encoding exonuclease subunit SbcD, whose amino-acid sequence is MTHAIRFIHTADIHFGMENYGKIDAKTGIHTRLLDFEKALNYCIDVAIKESVDFFLFAGDAYKTHNPSQTQQKLLFKCFLRLYKASIPIVIVIGNHDHPLSFGKAHALDMLGEIPLEGFHVFSKPGTITLHTKNGPITIVGVPWPTRNTIAIADKHLDKSNSQLTEYISKAVAHIISDHAQKIDQTIPAVLASHITVSTGIFSGSEKRAIYGNDPMLMPSQLALAPFDYVALGHLHRHQNLNPSGYPAVVYSGSIERIDFGERKEEKGFCLVSIPEKGKATYEFIPGPSRPFVQIEVNLIPGTPQTDQIIDAIKKHDLRDAIVKIIYHVPAGKKDLVDLRIVEYACQEALDLIGVIPVHSFEAREKRSCALKVNMDLPELLGSYFATKPELNNKRDDLIKKALILWQDHLDQQEEHN